The following nucleotide sequence is from Lysobacterales bacterium.
TTTCATCGGCAATCAGCGCACCCAGGATGAAGTCCTGCGTCGCGAGATGCGCCAGCTCGAGGGCGCGTGGTTCTCGCAAGCGGCCATCGATCGCTCCAAGGGTCGTCTGCAGCGCCTAGGCTATTTCAAGGAAGTCACGGTCGAGACGCCGAAGGTGCCGGGCAGCGACGACCAGATCGACGTGAACTTCACGGTCGAAGAACAGAGTGCCGGCAGTTTCCAGTTCGGCGTCGGCTACTCGGAGCTCCAGGGCATCATCACCTCGGTGTCGCTGACCCAGCGCAACTTCCTCGGCTCCGGCAACACCGTCGGCACGACGATCCAGAACAACGACTACGTCAAGCGCTTCGACTTCAACTTCTTCGATCCGTATTTCACCGATGATGGCCTCAGCGTCGGCTACAACTTCAGTCTGCGCGAACTCGATCAAGGTCAGGCCAACCTGGCCGCCTATACCTCGGACACCATCGCCGGCGACGTTCTGCTCGGCATTCCGCTGACCGAGGTCGATACCTTGTCGCTGTCGCTCGGTCTCGACAAGAACGACATCACCACGGTTGACGGCTCGACGCCGACATCGCTGATCAACAACCTCGTCGAGGAACTCGGCGACCGCGAGCGCAGCACCTTTGCCTGCAATGGCCCGGATACCGATACCGATGGCACCGGCCCGGACACCGATACCGACACCACCACCGGCATCTGCACCGGTCCGTTCCGGCAATGGACGATCAACACTTGGTCGCTGCAGGCGGGCTGGCAGCGCGACTCGCGCAACAAGTACTTCGCGCCGACCCGCGGCACCTACCAGCGCATCGGTGCAGAGGTCGCCCTGCCCGGCTCGGATCTCGAGTACTACAAGGTCGCCTACGAATTCGGCCGTTATTTCCCTCTGTGGGGCGAATACGCCCTGCTGACCAAGGCCGAACTCGGCTACGGCGACGGCTACGGCAATACCAGCACCCTGCCCTTCTATCAGAACTTCTACGCCGGTGGCGTCCGTTCGGTGCGCGGTTTCGAGGACAACACCCTCGGCCCGACGGAAACCGCAAGCACGGCCAGTAGCTACCGCCAACCGCTCGGCGGCGCGTTCAAGACCGTAGGCGGACTGGAACTGATCATTCCGACGCCGATGACCAAGGGTGACTCGGATACCGCGCAGTTGTCCGCCTTCGTCGACGTCGGTAACGTGTTCCGGAATTTCGACGCCTTCGATTCCGGCGAGTTGCGTGCATCGGCGGGCCTGTCGCTGAAATGGCAGGCGCCGATCGGCCCGATCATCATCAACCTCGTGCGCCCGATCAAGAAGCAGGATGGCGACCGTACCGAGAGCATCCAGTTCTCGTTCGGGCAGCAGTTCTGACGACGGAGCCGGAACGATGGCCGACTGCACCGCGCCAAAGTTCCGCCGCTGCGCCGGCCTGATTCTTGCCGGCGCATTCTTGCTGTTGTCTGCCGCGACCGCGGTCGCGCAATCGGCGCGCATCGGCTATGTCGACATGAAGCGCCTGATCGACAACGCGCCCCAGGTCCTCGACACGCGACGCAAGCTGGAAAGCGAATTCAGCCCGCGCAACAAGGCCCTCGAATCCGAGCAGACGCGACTGGTCGAGCTCGAGGCACGCGATCGTCGCGATTCCGCGATCCTGCCGAAGGCCGCGGCCGATTCGCTGAAACGCGAGATCGATGCCTTGCGCAAGTCGATCGAACGCACACGCAAGCGTCTTGCCGAGGAATTCAAGGCGCGCGGCGACGAAGAATTCAATCGCCAATGGCCGCGCATCGAAGCAGCGGTGATCGCCCATGCACGCGAAAACCAGCTGGATCTGGTGGTGCAGGCGCCGGTGATGTACGCCAGCGCACAAATCGACATCACCGATGCGGTGCTCGCGCGACTGAAACGCGACGCCGCGGCCACGCCCGAGCGTTGATGTACGCGCTCGCCGACATCGCGAACCGGTTCGGTCTCGAACTTCGCGGCGACGCGACGGCCGGCATCGTCGGCGTGAACACGCTCGCCGAAGCCGGCCCGGACCAGATCGGTTTCCTCGCCAATCCGGCCTACCGCGCGCAACTGGCGACCACCCGCGCGGCTGCCGTGGTCCTGTCCGACAAGGACGCGCACGCCGCCACCGGCAGCGTGCTCGTGAGTCGCAATCCCTATGCCGATTTCGCCCGGATTACCGCGCTGTTCGAGCGCCGCGAGCCAGTGACGCCGGGTATCCACCCGAGCGCCGTGGTCGCCGGCGACGCCGTGATCGACCCGAACGCGCAGGTCGCTGCGCATTGCGTCATCGGTGCGCGCAGCCGCATCGCGGCGGGCGCGGTCCTCGGTCCGGCATGCGTGATCGGGGAAGACTGCGTCATCGGGCCGGAGGCCCGGCTGGTGGCGCGCGTGACCCTGGTCGTGCGCGTCCGCATCGGTGCCCGCGTGCTGATCCATCCCGGTGCCGTGCTCGGCGCCGACGGCTTCGGCCTTGCCTTTGATCAAGGCGCCTGGCTCAAGGTGCCACAACTCGGCGGCGTCGTCGTCGGCGACGACTGCGAGATCGGCGCGAACACCACCATCGACCGCGGCGCGCTCGGCGACACCGTGCTCGAGGAGGACGTGCGCCTCGACAACCAGATCCAGATCGGCCACAACGTCCGTATCGGCGCGCACACGGCCATTGCCGGCTGTGCCGCGATCGCAGGCAGCACCCGAGTCGGCCGCCACTGCCTGATCGCCGGCGGTGCCGGTATCATCGGCCATCTGGACATCGCCGACCGCGTGACGGTCGGCGCCATGAGTCTGGTCACGCACGACCTGCGCGAACCCGGCGAATATGTCTCCGGCACACCGATCCAGCCGAAACGCGAATGGCGCAGGAATGCAGCGCGTTTCGGCCAACTCGATCAACTCGCACGCCGCGTGCGCAAACTCCTTGGGGAAGGGAACGATGAATGACCTGTCCGGCGGCGTGAAGCTGCCGATCGAAGTCACCGAGATCATGGCGATGCTGCCGCACCGCTATCCGTTCCTGCTGGTCGACCGCGTGATCGAGTTCGAGCCGAACAAGCGCGTGCTCGCGATCAAGAACGTCACCGTGAACGAACCCTGTTTCACCGGACATTTCCCCGGGCATCCGGTCATGCCCGGCGTCCTCGTGATCGAGGCCATGGCGCAGGCCTCCGGCATCCTGACCCAGCTCTCGAACGGCTTCGAGCGCAGGGAGAACCAGCTCTACTATTTGGTGCGCGTCGACAAGGCACGGTTCACCCGCACCGTGGTGCCGGGCGACCAGTTGAAACTCGAAGTGATGCAGAAGCGCCTGATCCGCCGCATGGGTCTTTATGAATGCCGCGCTCTGGTCGGCGACCAGGAAGTCGCCAGCGCCGAGATCCTGTGCGCGGCACCGGAATCAAGCGCATGATCCACCCCAGCGCCCTCATCGATCCCGGCGCGAGAATCGGCGCGAATGTGTCGATCGGCGCGTTTTCGATCATCGGCGCTGGCGTCGAGATCGGCGATGACTGCGAGATCGGTCCGCATGTCGTGATCGAGGGACCGACCCGCATCGGCCCGCGCAACCGCTTCTTCCAGTTCAGCTCGATCGGCGCGGCGCCGCAGGACAAGAAGTTTCGTGGCGAGCAGGCGTCGCTTGAGATCGGCGCCGACAACATGATCCGCGAGTTCGTCACGCTGAATCGCGGCACTGAAGAGGGAGGTGGCGTCACCCGCATCGGCGACCGCAACTGGATCATGGCGTACGTGCATCTGGCGCACGACTGCATCGTCGGCAACGACTGCATCTTCGCGAATGCGTCCTCGCTGGCCGGCCATGTCCGTGTCGATGATTTCGTGATCCTCGGCGGCTTCTCGCTGGTGCACCAGTTCTGCCAGATCGGCGCACACGCCTTTACCGCGATGGGCTCGGTGATCAACCGCGACGTGCCGCCCTACACGGTGGTCGCGGGCAGTTATGCCGA
It contains:
- the bamA gene encoding outer membrane protein assembly factor BamA, with translation MKRIAALVLVASLCAQNAAAFDAFVVSDIRLEGLTRIPAGTVFSALPIEKGDRIDSNRASAAVRALFKTGFFNDIELTRQGDILIVKLSERPAISKIEITGNKDLKTEDLMKGLKEIGLTEGETFNRLELDRLTQELTRQYNNRGKYNVSIKPEVENLDRNRVSIKITVSEGKAAKIRHLNIVGNRAFSDDEIVEDFESGSSNWLSWYKRDDQYSREKLSGDMEKLASYYQDRGYVDFAVESTQVSISPDRKELFVTANVREGEVYTLTDIKLAGDLVVKEDVLRKFISAKPGETYSRGKLERAAESMTRVLSNIGYAFAEVTPSPTVDREKREVAVTLYVNPGKRAYVRRINFIGNQRTQDEVLRREMRQLEGAWFSQAAIDRSKGRLQRLGYFKEVTVETPKVPGSDDQIDVNFTVEEQSAGSFQFGVGYSELQGIITSVSLTQRNFLGSGNTVGTTIQNNDYVKRFDFNFFDPYFTDDGLSVGYNFSLRELDQGQANLAAYTSDTIAGDVLLGIPLTEVDTLSLSLGLDKNDITTVDGSTPTSLINNLVEELGDRERSTFACNGPDTDTDGTGPDTDTDTTTGICTGPFRQWTINTWSLQAGWQRDSRNKYFAPTRGTYQRIGAEVALPGSDLEYYKVAYEFGRYFPLWGEYALLTKAELGYGDGYGNTSTLPFYQNFYAGGVRSVRGFEDNTLGPTETASTASSYRQPLGGAFKTVGGLELIIPTPMTKGDSDTAQLSAFVDVGNVFRNFDAFDSGELRASAGLSLKWQAPIGPIIINLVRPIKKQDGDRTESIQFSFGQQF
- a CDS encoding OmpH family outer membrane protein yields the protein MADCTAPKFRRCAGLILAGAFLLLSAATAVAQSARIGYVDMKRLIDNAPQVLDTRRKLESEFSPRNKALESEQTRLVELEARDRRDSAILPKAAADSLKREIDALRKSIERTRKRLAEEFKARGDEEFNRQWPRIEAAVIAHARENQLDLVVQAPVMYASAQIDITDAVLARLKRDAAATPER
- the lpxD gene encoding UDP-3-O-(3-hydroxymyristoyl)glucosamine N-acyltransferase, with amino-acid sequence MYALADIANRFGLELRGDATAGIVGVNTLAEAGPDQIGFLANPAYRAQLATTRAAAVVLSDKDAHAATGSVLVSRNPYADFARITALFERREPVTPGIHPSAVVAGDAVIDPNAQVAAHCVIGARSRIAAGAVLGPACVIGEDCVIGPEARLVARVTLVVRVRIGARVLIHPGAVLGADGFGLAFDQGAWLKVPQLGGVVVGDDCEIGANTTIDRGALGDTVLEEDVRLDNQIQIGHNVRIGAHTAIAGCAAIAGSTRVGRHCLIAGGAGIIGHLDIADRVTVGAMSLVTHDLREPGEYVSGTPIQPKREWRRNAARFGQLDQLARRVRKLLGEGNDE
- the fabZ gene encoding 3-hydroxyacyl-ACP dehydratase FabZ, which gives rise to MNDLSGGVKLPIEVTEIMAMLPHRYPFLLVDRVIEFEPNKRVLAIKNVTVNEPCFTGHFPGHPVMPGVLVIEAMAQASGILTQLSNGFERRENQLYYLVRVDKARFTRTVVPGDQLKLEVMQKRLIRRMGLYECRALVGDQEVASAEILCAAPESSA
- the lpxA gene encoding acyl-ACP--UDP-N-acetylglucosamine O-acyltransferase → MIHPSALIDPGARIGANVSIGAFSIIGAGVEIGDDCEIGPHVVIEGPTRIGPRNRFFQFSSIGAAPQDKKFRGEQASLEIGADNMIREFVTLNRGTEEGGGVTRIGDRNWIMAYVHLAHDCIVGNDCIFANASSLAGHVRVDDFVILGGFSLVHQFCQIGAHAFTAMGSVINRDVPPYTVVAGSYAEPRGINSEGLKRRGFSPESIMSIKRAYRTLYLSGMPLADARAEIAQAAEATDELRILSEFIDRSERSLIR